The DNA region CAGGGGTGCGGACCGTGTCGCCGTGCCCCACTTGCTTCCTGAGTGACCGTTACGTCCGCGTCTCAGACGGAGACGTCCCGGGAAGGTACGTAACCGCGGCGTATGTCCACCACGTTCGGCAGCGCCTCACCGACTGCCCACTGCTCGTACATCGAAACGAACTGCTCGCCCAGCCTGTCCCGCCAGCCGGCCGTGTCGCCGCTCATGTGCGGGGAGACCACCAGGCCGGGCACGTCCCACAGCGGGCTGCCCGGCCCCAGCGGCTCCTCCTGGAACACGTCGAGCGCGGCGCCGGCGATCCAGCGCCTGCGCAATGCCCCGGCCAGGTCCTCCTCGACGACCAGTGGCCCGCGCCCCACATTGACGAACCGGGCGAACGGCTGGAGGAGGCCGAAGAAGCGGGTGTCGAACATGCCGCGCGTCGCGTCCGTCAGCGGCGCCGCGCAGATCACCCAGTCGGCGCCGGCCGCCAGCCGGTCGAGGTCTTCCACGCCGTGGATCGAGCGCCGCGCCGTACGCCCCACGAGCGCCACCCGCACGCCGAGGCCGTGCAGCAGCCGCATGATCTCCCGGCCGATCGGGCCCGCCCCGACGACGACCGCACGGCTGCCGGCGAGCTGCCGGGTCTCCCGGTGGTGCCAGCGACGCTGCCGCTGGGACTCCAGGGTCCCCGGGAGATCCTTGGCGAAGGCGAGTACCAGCCCCGCCACGTACTCGGCGACCGGGAGTTCGAAGACGCCCCGCGCGTTGGTGACGACCGTGGGGGACGCGGCGAGCTCCGGGCAGAGCAGCCGGTCCACTCCCGCGCTCGCCGTGTGGACCCAGCGCGGGCGCGGCCCCTCGCCGGGCCAGGCCCGGCGCACGGCGTCGGAGGTGAAGTCCCAGACCAGCAGCACGTCCGCGTCCGGCAGCTGAGCCGCCAGCGTCCGCTCGTCGGCGTACCGGATGCGGGCCCGCCCGGTCAGCCGGCCCAGGCGCGGAGACGGGTCGGTGTCCAGGACGAGGATCACGGGTTCGGCCATGAGGTTCTCCACGCTCGCACCGCACCGGACGGCCGTCAACAGGACCTGTGCCCGCCGGGGAAACCGCTGGTCAGGAGTGCTGCGGGCGCCGATGGGCGCCGATGGGAGGAATACTTGTCCCAGGCGGGGGCAGCGGTGACAGGGCGCACGGGAGCGGCAGCAGGACATCCGGACGGACTGGAAGGATGGACATGACGACCGTAGGACTTCTTTACCCGGGCCACGCCGCGGAGGAGGACTTCCCGCGGATCGAGGTCATGCTCGACAGCGACATCAGAGTGCCGCTGTTCCACACCGACACCGGCATCGGCACCGGCGTGGGGCAGGGTGCTTCCCGGCTCGAGGCCCTGAGGGAGGCGGGTGCCCCCGAGCGTCTCGCCGCCGGGGTGGAGGAGCTGCGCCTGGCCGGTGCCGAGTCGCTGGTGTGGGCCAGCACGAACGGCAGCTTCGTGTACGGCTGGGACGGCGCCCACCAGCAGGTCGCCGGCCTCGCCAGGGCCGCCGGGCTGCCCGCGTCCAGTACTTCCTTCGCCTTCGTGCACGCGGTCGGGGAACTGGGTGCCGGCCGGGTCGCGGTCGCCTCGCTCGACGCCGAGGACATCGCGCCGCTGTTCGCCGACTTCCTGACGGCCGCGGGTCTCGACGTCGTCTCCGTCCGGGCCGTCGGCGACGACAGCGGACCGGCCCCCGCCGACGCCGCCACCTGGGGGCCGGAGCGGGTGAGGGAGCTCGTCGCGGCCGCGGACCATCCGGACGCCGAGGTGGTGCTGCTGCCGTGCACCGCCCTGCACACGGCGGCGTTCGTCCCCGAGCTGGAGGAACTGGTGGGCAAGCCGGTCCTCACGGCTAACCAGGTGACGGTCTGGGAAGGGCTGCGGCTCGCCGACCGCCGGGTCTGGGCCCCCACGCTCGGCACCCTGTTCGCCACCCGCGAGCCCCCGCTCGGCGCCACCCAGCCCCGGGGCATCGAGGTACGCGAGTAGGCCCGGCCGGCACGGGCCACGCCGGACGGGCCGGCATCCGTGAGGGCCCGCACCCCGTGAACGGAGGCAGTGCGTTCGTGGCGCCGGGCTCGCGGTGCCGGCCGGCTCGCGGGACCCGGCCCGGGGAATAAGCGGAGCCATCCTCCTGTTCGTACTCTCCGATACACGGATGCAGCACAGGAGAGGCCAGACACGTGGACGAGAACCGAGGCGACGAGATTCGCGGCACCGCCGGCGGGACGGCTTCCGTGCCCCTGTCCGTGCTCGACCTGGTGACCGTGGGGCAGGGGCGCACCGCGACCCAGGCCCTGGGCACCAGCGTGGACATCGCGACCCTTGCCGAGCGGCGCGGATTCCACCGCTTCTGGGTGGCGGAGCACCACTCCATGCCCGGCGTGGCCTCGTCGTCGCCCGCCGTCATCCTGGCCCACCTGGCCGCCCGCACCGAGCGCATCAGGCTCGGCTCCGGCGGCGTCATGCTCCCCAACCACGCCCCGCTGGTCATCGCCGAGCAGTTCGGCACCCTGGAGGCGATGGCCCCCGGCCGCATCGACCTGGGTCTCGGCCGCGCCCCCGGTACGGACGGCGCCACCGCGGCGGCCCTGCGCCGCACCGACCGGCTCAACGAGGGCGCCGACGACTTCCCGCAGCAGCTGGCGGAGCTGACGCGCTTCCTGGACGACGACTTCCCGGACGGGCACCCCTACGCCCGCATCCACGCCGTACCCGGGCCCGTGCAGGCCACCTCGCCCGGCGGCGTGCAGTCGCCCGCCCGCCCGCCGATCTGGCTGCTGGGCTCCTCCGGTTTCAGCGCCCGGCTGGCAGGTGTCCTGGGTCTCCCCTTCGCCTTCGCTCACCACTTCTCGGCCCAGAACACCGTGCCGGCCCTGGACCTGTACCGCGAGTCCTTCAAGCCGTCCGCGGTGCTGGACGCCCCCTACGCCCTGATCGGCGTCTCGGCACTGGCCGCCGACGAGGAGCGCGAGGCCCGGCGCCAGGTGCTGAGCGGGGCCCTGTCGATGGTGCGGCTGCGCACCGGACGCCCCGGACTCGTGCCGACGCCCGAGGAGGCGGAGGCGTACACCTTCAGCCCCATGGAGCGCGACTTCGTCGACGGCTGGCTGACCAACATCGTCCACGGCACGGCCGACGAGGTCCGCAGCGGCCTGGACGACCTGGCCAAGCGCACCGGCGCCGACGAGCTGATGATCACGGCCAACGCCCACGGCGCCGATGCCCGGCTGCGCTCGTACGAGCTCATCGCGGACGCGTACGGGCTGCCCGACCTCGGCTGAACCCGCCCGGCCCGCCGGCTCAGCCCGCCTGCGGCTTGCCCGCGATCAGCTCGGCGATGCGTTCCGGGGCCACCGCCCGGGAGTACAGCCACCCCTGCCCGGTGTCACAGCCGATCCGGCGCAGCCGCTCGGCCTGGCCCGACGTCTCCACGCACTCCGCGGTGACCGTCAGGCCGAGGCGGTGCGCCAGCTGCACCATGGCTTCGACGATCGTCTCGTCGGCGGGGCTGGGGTGTGAGTCGTCCTCGTACCGGAAACCGCGGACGAAGGAGCCGTCCAGCTTCAGCACCGAGACGGGCAGCCGGCTCAGGTAGGCGAGGTTGGAGTAGCCGGTCCCGAAGTCGTCGATGGCGATACGGACGCCCATGTCGCTGAGCTCCTGGAGCACCCGCAGCGGACGGCCGGAGGACCCCATCACGGCGGACTCCGTCAACTCCAGCTGCAGCAGCGCCGGTTCCAGACCGGTTTCGGCGAGGACCTCCGCGACGTCGGCGACGAGATCGGAGTCCCGGATCTGACGCACGGCCACGTTGACGCTGATGAACAGGGCCGGCTCGCCGGGGTGTTCCAGCTGCCAGCGACGGGCCTGCCGGCAGGCCGTGCGCAGGACCCACCTGCCGAGCTGGACGATCGTGCCGTCCTCCTCGGCGATCGAGACGAACCGATTCGGCGCCAGCGTGCCGAACTGCGGGTGGTTCCACCTGACCAGGGCCTCCACGCCCCGGACGACCTCGTCGGCCATGCCGACCAGAGGCTGGTACTCCAGCGTGAACTCGCCGCGCTCCACGGCGGCCCGGAGCGTGGAGGAGAGTGCCTGCCGGGTCACCCGGTGCGCGTTGCGTTCGGGGTCGAAAAGCGTCCAGCGGGCCCTGCCGTCCGCCTTCGCCCAGTA from Streptomyces sp. B1I3 includes:
- a CDS encoding D-2-hydroxyacid dehydrogenase, with protein sequence MAEPVILVLDTDPSPRLGRLTGRARIRYADERTLAAQLPDADVLLVWDFTSDAVRRAWPGEGPRPRWVHTASAGVDRLLCPELAASPTVVTNARGVFELPVAEYVAGLVLAFAKDLPGTLESQRQRRWHHRETRQLAGSRAVVVGAGPIGREIMRLLHGLGVRVALVGRTARRSIHGVEDLDRLAAGADWVICAAPLTDATRGMFDTRFFGLLQPFARFVNVGRGPLVVEEDLAGALRRRWIAGAALDVFQEEPLGPGSPLWDVPGLVVSPHMSGDTAGWRDRLGEQFVSMYEQWAVGEALPNVVDIRRGYVPSRDVSV
- a CDS encoding decarboxylase, with protein sequence MTTVGLLYPGHAAEEDFPRIEVMLDSDIRVPLFHTDTGIGTGVGQGASRLEALREAGAPERLAAGVEELRLAGAESLVWASTNGSFVYGWDGAHQQVAGLARAAGLPASSTSFAFVHAVGELGAGRVAVASLDAEDIAPLFADFLTAAGLDVVSVRAVGDDSGPAPADAATWGPERVRELVAAADHPDAEVVLLPCTALHTAAFVPELEELVGKPVLTANQVTVWEGLRLADRRVWAPTLGTLFATREPPLGATQPRGIEVRE
- a CDS encoding LLM class flavin-dependent oxidoreductase, yielding MDENRGDEIRGTAGGTASVPLSVLDLVTVGQGRTATQALGTSVDIATLAERRGFHRFWVAEHHSMPGVASSSPAVILAHLAARTERIRLGSGGVMLPNHAPLVIAEQFGTLEAMAPGRIDLGLGRAPGTDGATAAALRRTDRLNEGADDFPQQLAELTRFLDDDFPDGHPYARIHAVPGPVQATSPGGVQSPARPPIWLLGSSGFSARLAGVLGLPFAFAHHFSAQNTVPALDLYRESFKPSAVLDAPYALIGVSALAADEEREARRQVLSGALSMVRLRTGRPGLVPTPEEAEAYTFSPMERDFVDGWLTNIVHGTADEVRSGLDDLAKRTGADELMITANAHGADARLRSYELIADAYGLPDLG